The region TTAGCCTTTATTGTTGTTATTTTTTTTGATGAAAATCAACGAAATGTAGAATATTTAAAACATTTAAATCTTTTTATTCCCCTGATTATTTTAAATTTCACCACGATAATAGCCGGTTATTTTGCTGCCAGGCATATGAAACTGAAGCATAGCTCTGCATACACAATTGCGGTTGAAATGGGCTTGCAAAATAGTGTGCTGGCTTTATTTATTGCCAATCAGTTATTAAAAGATAAAGATATTAGCCTGGTGGCCATTGTATATGGTAGTTTTTCTCTCATAACAACTTTTTTGGGAGGTTGGATTCTTAAGCATTACTTTAAAAAAGAGAAAAATGAGAGGGCTTAAATAAAAATGCCGGCCACATAAAGCTCAAAACAGACCCTACTCAGTTTACGCTTTTGCAACCGGCATTGTTTAATTGCCAAATTAAAATAAGTTCAAATACAGATCTATTTGTACTTATGTGTACCGAATTTAAAGCTTTTGTTACTTAGTTTTTTACGGATTTCCGTAATTTAGAGTTAACCTTCTGAAAGTGAATAATATAAATATTTATTTTTTCTGAAGTAAATATTTCGATTTCATTTAAACCCCTTTAAGTTGAATAAAAATTAAAATGAAATTTGAAGGAATTTTGCACAGAATATAGTTTTTTATTGCTCCGGTTTCTCTTACTTCCTGATCAAGTTTTATATACTCAGAGATGGCCTACTTTTAATTGAAAGATCTTTCATGTCTTTAAATTTAACTGCATTTTCAGAATATTTGAGCAGAAATAACTTAAGTTGTATCTAAGGTAAACTTGTGCTAACCAAACAGAAAATTTACTTATGGATAAGCTTTTAGATGAAGATAATATAAAAATAAACCTACCTGTAAAAATTACTTATCGAGTTTTAGAAGATGTACTTCAAAAAAAATTGGTAGGAGAGCAAATAGGGATGGAAGACTCCAGGGGCACTGTAAAAAACTATGCTGAAGTACTTGGAGCGAACCTAGGGAAAAGCCAGGAGCCAAATTTTGATCTCACCTTAAACCTAAAGTTAAAAACTCTCACCACGCTTTTTAAAAATAAAGAGGTAACCTTATTAGTCCATATAAAACTCGGCTTTGATGAGGTGGAACAGGTAATAGATGTAGAAGAGTACGAACTTGAAGGCCAAAGTAAAAGTTGGTTTATGGATAATTCGCTGGAGACGCTGGCTAATACTTTAATCTATAAAAAGATTAAAAACAAAATGAAGTTAGACCTGAAGCCTCATATTAATGAACAGTTGGGAAAAGCAAATAAAAAGCTGGGCGACGAAATGGAGGCCGCCCCTGGTGTATTTCTTTCAGGTAATGTAAATATTCTAAAAGTAGCCGAAATTATCCCGGGAGATAGCTTACTATTAATTCTTCTGGAAATTAGTGCTTATGGTTTTGTAAATGTAAAAGAGGTTAAACTTTAGGTTCAAAAACTTCCAGGATTTCTTCTAAAGCCATAGCTCTTGAACCTTTAATTAGGATACTGCAATTTTTTAATTCGGCCAGATGTAAGTGTTTTTTAATGTTTTCGGTATTTTCAAATTTTATGATATTTGGCCTGTTGGTAGTAGTTTTCTTAAATTGTTTTCCTACCAGGTAGATTTCAGAAATATCGGCGTTTTCCAAAAAGTTTACCACAACCTGGTGCTCGGTTTCTGAAGCCGCACCGAGTTCTCCCATATCACCCAAAATAACAATTTTGGTAGTATTGGTTTTCGAATCATTAAAGTGCTGTAATGCTGCCATCATACTGGTAGGATTGGCATTATAAGCATCTAAATAGATTTTATTTGAATCGCGCTCAATTAGTTGCGAGCGGTTATTTGAGGGTTTATAACTTTCTATGGCTTCTTTTATCTCGTTAAAAGGAACTTTAAAGTATAAACCTACACAAAGTGCCGCGGCCATATTCTTAGCATTGTAAGTGCCACTTAACTGACTTGTGAATTTAGTATCGTTAAAGATTAATTCAGCTGAATCGGAGGCTTCGGGATAATCCACCTTTACCTGGGCTTTTCTATTACTTCCAAAGCTAAAGTTGTGTTTGTAATTTATTTCGAGTCTTTGAATTACATCGTCCAGGTTTAGAAAAATTAGCTTTTTGTTATCTTTTAAATGCCGGTATAATTCGGTTTTAGCTTGTATAACACCATCTAAACTTCCAAAACCTTCTAGGTGGGCTTTACCGAAGTTGGTAATTAGTCCATAATCAGGCATTGCAATTTTAGAAAGGAATTCAATTTCGCCGGGATGGTTGGCGCCCATTTCAATTAATCCAATTTCGGTTTCTTCATCCATTGCCAGTAGACTAAGCGGTACCCCAATATGATTGTTTAAGTTGCCCTGGGTGGCGGTGACAGCATATTTTTTAGAAAGTACGTTGTAAATAAGTTCTTTGGTGGTAGTTTTTCCATTGCTTCCCGTAATGCCAATTATTGGAATAGCTAAAAATTTTCTATGAAATTTGGCCAGGCTTTGAAGCGCCTCGAGGGTATTTTTTACAACTATATACTCTTTATTATTTAGCGCAGCTTCTTTGTTGTCTACAATCGCACAAATGGCTCCTTTGGCAATGGCCTGTGCGGCAAATTCGTTGCCGTTAAAATTGGCTCCTTTTAAAGCAAAGAAAATGCTTCCGGGTTCAATATTTCGGGTATCGGTAGAGATTCCTGTACTTACCAGGAATCTTTGGTGGATTAATGCTGTTTTCATATTTCGCGTTTTCTAAGCTTATAATTAGGTTAGTCCAGGGCTTTAAAATTAAAGCTATAAAAAAAGCCCTAAACAAATAGGGCTTTTATCATAATTTTTAGAAGATTAGAAGTTCTAATTTCTTGCTTTTTTATTATCATCTAAAGATTTTGAACCAACTCGAGACATTGCATTTCTAAATCCAATATAGTCAGTTGCCATATCTTGTGGGAAATATCTACGTTGTGCCGGGTCTAACCAGTACGCGCGATCTCTCCATGAACCTCCTTTGTAAACTCTAACTTCGTCACTAATAAGGGTAGTTCTATCAGCAGTGTCATATCCACGTGTGTTTGTTCCCGTTGTATCTGTAGTATTTGCTACGTTGTAAGTTGGCGAATTATACATACGTTGGGAATCGTCTTCAGCTTCCTGAAATGATTGGTAATAACGGCTTGAACTTTTATCACCGTCCCTGAAATTACGCTGATCACTATCGGTATAGTTGGTACGCATATAAGTATCCTCTTCGGTTACCGGTACTTGTGCAATATCACCAGGATAAGATCTGGCAACCAGTCTTCCGGTTGATAATGTATCAAACTCTATTTCATCTAAACCAACTACTTTTACAGAGCCATCTTCGTTAATAGCGTGTTTTGTATAAACATTTCCCCTGTAATAGTTAAAGTCGTTAAATTCGTCATCAACTATTGGGCGGTATACATCGGCAACCCATTCGGCTACGTTTCCGGCCATATCATAAAGGCCAAAATCGTTAGGCTCATAAGATTTTACTTCAGCAGTAATATCGGCGCCATCATCACTCCAACCTGCAATTCCGCCGTAATCTCCAGCTCCTTGCTTAAAGTTAGCTAATTGGTCACCCTGTCTTTTTACATCGCCAGAACGGGTGTATTGCCCATCCCACGGATATTTTTTTCTTCCTCTGTAAACATTGTAATCTCTAATTCCTACTAAAGCAGAAGCGGCATATTCCCACTCAACTTCGGTTGGTAAACGATATTCAGGAAGTAAAATTCCATCTTTACGTTGAACGTAGGTTTGTCCGCCAAGAGCATTCCCCTCAGCATC is a window of Salegentibacter salegens DNA encoding:
- a CDS encoding DUF4403 family protein; this encodes MDKLLDEDNIKINLPVKITYRVLEDVLQKKLVGEQIGMEDSRGTVKNYAEVLGANLGKSQEPNFDLTLNLKLKTLTTLFKNKEVTLLVHIKLGFDEVEQVIDVEEYELEGQSKSWFMDNSLETLANTLIYKKIKNKMKLDLKPHINEQLGKANKKLGDEMEAAPGVFLSGNVNILKVAEIIPGDSLLLILLEISAYGFVNVKEVKL
- the gldJ gene encoding gliding motility lipoprotein GldJ → MNMRINIAFRAFLTLVFGVGLLSCNNSRDYEDNSRATGWDINSDEGGFQYNTDYKEQETGPGLVFVEGGTFTMGQVQDDVMHDWNNTPTQQHVQSFYMDETEVTNMMYMEYLDWLKNVFPPTQENFRNIYNGAVPDTLVWRNRLGYNETMVNNYLRHPAYGNYPVVGVSWIQAVEFSKWRTDRVNELLLEEGGYTKEGARYTDVEAGTTFNTETYLNAPSQAYGGNTEISQGGDESQDMIDNQNTDAEGNALGGQTYVQRKDGILLPEYRLPTEVEWEYAASALVGIRDYNVYRGRKKYPWDGQYTRSGDVKRQGDQLANFKQGAGDYGGIAGWSDDGADITAEVKSYEPNDFGLYDMAGNVAEWVADVYRPIVDDEFNDFNYYRGNVYTKHAINEDGSVKVVGLDEIEFDTLSTGRLVARSYPGDIAQVPVTEEDTYMRTNYTDSDQRNFRDGDKSSSRYYQSFQEAEDDSQRMYNSPTYNVANTTDTTGTNTRGYDTADRTTLISDEVRVYKGGSWRDRAYWLDPAQRRYFPQDMATDYIGFRNAMSRVGSKSLDDNKKARN
- a CDS encoding UDP-N-acetylmuramoyl-tripeptide--D-alanyl-D-alanine ligase, with protein sequence MKTALIHQRFLVSTGISTDTRNIEPGSIFFALKGANFNGNEFAAQAIAKGAICAIVDNKEAALNNKEYIVVKNTLEALQSLAKFHRKFLAIPIIGITGSNGKTTTKELIYNVLSKKYAVTATQGNLNNHIGVPLSLLAMDEETEIGLIEMGANHPGEIEFLSKIAMPDYGLITNFGKAHLEGFGSLDGVIQAKTELYRHLKDNKKLIFLNLDDVIQRLEINYKHNFSFGSNRKAQVKVDYPEASDSAELIFNDTKFTSQLSGTYNAKNMAAALCVGLYFKVPFNEIKEAIESYKPSNNRSQLIERDSNKIYLDAYNANPTSMMAALQHFNDSKTNTTKIVILGDMGELGAASETEHQVVVNFLENADISEIYLVGKQFKKTTTNRPNIIKFENTENIKKHLHLAELKNCSILIKGSRAMALEEILEVFEPKV